The Streptomyces sp. R28 region ACAGCGACCATCTACCTGGCCGGACCCCACATCGCGGGCATCTTCCCGTGGTCCGCCCGCTGAGGAAAACGAAACCGCCTAGCTCGTCGGGAAGCTCGCCGTGGCCAGGACGCTTCCGTCCGGGGCCATCAGGCGGGCGCCGGTCAGTGTCGTCGGGTCGGTCGCGGCCGGCCCGCCCCAGTTTCCGTAGCCGTCCTTGAGCGGGAAGGAACCCACCGGGACCGTCGATCCGTCGGCCTGTACGAGCAGACAGCGCACCGGGCCCCGGCCGTTCCCGTTCAGATCGACGGACATGTACACCCAGCCCTCGTCACCGGCATGAGCGTAGATACGACCCACCTCCTGGCCGTCGGAGACCAAGGCTGCCTCCCGTAGGCCGCCGTCCGTGTGCTGTTCGACCGGCGGTGGCGCGGCCTCGACCACCGTGCCGATCGTCCATCCGCCGAAACCGCAGGCCAGGGCCGCGGCCACAGCGGCCGCCGCCAGTCGTAGCCGATGCCTACGCCGCTTCGGCGCGGGCGCCGCGCCCAGGGCCCGTACGACCTGGCTCTCGAAACCGACCGGCGGCTCGGCACCCGGCAGCAGCGCGAGCAGACCGTCGCCGACGACCGTCAGCCGCTCGACGTGCTCCCGGCAGTCCGGGCAGCGGTCCAGATGGGCGACCGCCTCGGCCCGCTCGCGGGCCGGCAGGACCCCGAGCGCCAGCTCGCCGTCCAGCTCCCGCAGCCGCTCGCACTCCATGCCGCTCACCGCTTCTCCGCCGCTTCGAGGAGGGCTCGTACCTTGAGCGTCCCGGTCCGGATCCGGGTCTTCGCCGTGCCCAGCGGCACGTCCTCCGCGTCCGCGACCTCCCGCGCCGTCATCCCGTAGATCCCGGCCATCACCAGGGCCCGCGCCTGCTCCCGGGGCAGCTCCGCCACCGCCCGCCGGACCCGCTCCGCGGCGTCGTCAGCGAGCGCCCGCCGCTCGGGCGTCTCGGTCACGATGCCGACCAGCGCGTCCAGATCCTCCGGGGCGACCGGGCTCGCCCGCCGGGCCCGTAGCGCGTCGATCGCGAGGTTGTGCGCGATCGCCGTCAGCCAGGACCGTACGGAGCCGCGCCGGGGGTCGTACACCTGGGCGTGCCGCCAGGCCCGCTCGAAGGTCTGCTGGGCGACGTCCTCGGCGAGCTGGGGGTCGCGCAGGACAGCGAGGGCCACGCCGAAGACCGTGCGCTGGAAACGGCGAACGAACGCGACGGCGAGCTCCGGATCGCCCGTCGTCAGACCGGTGAGCAGTGCCTCGTCGGGGACCCGCCCGAGGGAGAGGCCCATGCGCCACATACCAGGGATACGTTCCGCCGCTCGGAAGGGATTGCCTTACGTCCATTCTCCGCCCGCGCGATTCCGCGGGCCGCAATCCTTCGGCCTGGCAGCGTCGTACCCCTTGCGGGGGGACGATCCGGAGGACCGACTCATGACCACCGCGCACATCTGCCGCCGCGTGCTCCTCGGCGTGGCCGCCGGCGGCCTGACCGCCCTGCTGGCCGCCTGTGGAGGCGGCGGTAACGGCAGCAGCAGTAACAACAACAGCACCAACAACAGCACCAGCAACAGCGACGCCACCGGCACCAAGGTCACGGCGGAGCTGTCCGACTTCCGCATCAAGCTCTCGACGGAGAAGTTCCAGCCCGGCCAGTACACCTTCACCGCGAAGAACACGGGCTCGCACGACCACGCGCTGGAGATCGAGGGCCCCGGCGGCGAGAACCGCAGCAAGACGCTCGAGCCGGGTCAGTCCACGACGCTCACGGTGACGCTGAAGTCCGGCTCGTACGAGGTCTACTGCCCGGTCGACGGACACAAGGACCTCGGCATGAAGATGGACGTCACCGTCGGCGGCACCTCGGCACCGTCCGACAACAACACCACTCCGGGCAATGGCTACTGAGGGAGCGGCCGCGAGGCTCGTCCTGCGCCTGGTCGGCGCCGGGCTGACGGCGGCGATGGCCGCGATCCATCTGCGCCTGTGGGCCGAGGGCTATCAGGACCTCGCCACCATCGGGCCGCTCTTCCTGCTCAACGGCGTCGTCGGCATCCTGCTCGCCCTGGCGCTGCTGATCACGCCCGTGCGCGGGCTCGGCCCGGTCGCCGCCGTCACCGCGCTGTTCACGGCCGGCACGCTGGGCGCACTGTTCCTGAGCCTCACCGCGGGCCTGTTCGGATTCAACGAGTACATCGACGCGGAGCTGGTCCGCCCGACCCTGTACGTCGAGGCGGCGGGAGTGGTCGTCCTGACCACCCTGGCGGTGACGGCCTTCAGCCACCGCCACCGCAACCGTCCTCGACACTAGGCCCTGTCGTTTGGATCAGGCCGGCTGTGAGGGGTGGCGGCCTTCAGCCGACTCGAGCGCCAACCGGGCTGACTGTGCCTCCTCTGGGGGAGCGCGTGCCGCGCCCCGCGCCGCCGGGGTGATCCAAACGACTGGGCCGAGGTCCAGCGGGCGGCCGGTTCTCCTCCCACCAGGCGTGGCGGGCTGCCTGGTCGCTCGATGGTCGGTCGGTGCGTGTGGCTGGCCGATTGGTTGCTGGCTGTCGTGGCTTTCGCTGTTCCTGTGTGAGGGGGGAGGGGCTGGGGGAGGGGCCGTATGACGGTTCAGGAGGTTTCGGTGGGCGGGGCCGGGGCTGGATCGGCTGTTGCTGTGCCGGCCGGGGGCCCGCCGTTGGCATGGGGTGTGCTGGTACGGCAGCAGTGGTGGAGGCTGTGGGGCATACGGTCGCGGCCCGCGGGATGTGCTGTGTGTACGTGGATACGGTCCTGGGGGGAGACGGCCGCCGTCGAGCTGGCTTTGCATGCTTTTCCCGGCCGGGTGCCGGTGCAGCGGGCGGTGGTCGGGGTGGGGCCTGGTCTGTCGCAGCTGCGGGCCTCGCTGTGCGCGGCGCTTGGACTGCGGCCGGGGCGCCTTGAACGGTGCCCGGCATGACAAGCTGTGCTTTCCACTGCCCGAACCCAGGAGGTCACCATGACTGCAGAGTTTTCATCGCCCGAAGGTTCGGAGCCGGTTGACGCCGAGAGCTCTGGCGTCTCGCCCGACGCTGACGGCCAGTACGACCTGAAGCGCAAGTTCAGGGAGGCCCTGGCGCGCAAGCGCGGTATGCAGGCGGACGCCGCCGACCTTGCTGCCAACACCGACGCTTCGAAGGTCCGCGGCGGGCACGCCCCGGCTGTGAGCCAGCGGTCGTTTCGTCGTAAGAGCGGCGGCTGAGTCCAAGGCAGCCGCCGCCGGAGGGGGACTCTGCAGGACATGGGCCGGCCGCCCTGCCGATGATGTCCCGCCGGGTCCTGCCAGGTGGTGAGGGAGGCCGGCTCCGTTCAGGCGATGCGCCAGCGGCTTGACGGGCCGGTGCCCGTCAAGCCGCTGTGAGCTGCTGGGCGTCGTCGGCGACGCATCGCGAAGTGCACGAATCTGAAATTTCGGCCTCTGCTGAGTCACGTGGCGCCCTTTTGCCCATCGCACGCCGATCCACGAGAGCCGGAGCTGGGAGTAGGCGGCGATCACGAGCCAGGTCCACCGGTCGGCCGCCTTCGAACTGGCAAGGCGGGGTTTGGTCCAGCCGAGCCTCTGCTTGAACAGGCGGAACGTGTGCTCGATGTGGAAGCGGCGGAGGAAGGACTGCCAGCGGCGGTTGACACCCGCCTCGGTGGCGCCGGTGCCTGACCACCACAGCCATACCGGCTTGTTCACCCCGCCGCTGGGGAACCTCCCCACGACCAGGCGGACAATGGTCCCCCCTTCGACGGTGGGCAGCGGTCCGTCATGGTCGAGCCAGGCCGCACGCCGGTGAGCCGCGGGTGCGGTCGGTCCCACGCCTGCGCGGTCGCCTTCCCGTGCAGCCGGGTGTCGGCGGTCGTCACCGTCTGTTCGGTGCGCCAGGTACTGGGATCACCGAAGACGAACTCGCCGCCGTGCTTGGGCGGCCGACCGTCCTCGGGGTCGTAGACCCGCGGCGGTGCCGGCCTTCGCATCACGCGGTCGGATCGCAGCCGGCCGAGGATCTCGACGGGCAGGCCGTCCAGCAGATGGGCGATGCGTGGGGCGTCGTATCCGGCGTCCAGCACGACGAGGATCTCCGGGTCACGCTGCTCCCACTGGCCGGCGGCAACGAGCCGTTCGGCGACCTCGCGGATTTGCGCCGTGGTCACCGCCGCGCGCGTCGGCGCCCGGCTCCAGGCGGGCCGCGTCCAAAACCGCCGTCCAGGACGTGCGGCCGGTCTCCAACGGCCACGACTGAGTACGGCCAGCCGGGCACCATCTGGTGCTTGCCTTCACCCCGGCCGAACGTGTGGCAGAAGGCGCGGTCGGCACTGGTGTTGGCGTCGGGCCGAAGCCACGGCGAGACGTCCACAGCCAGTACGAGCCGCCCGCCCGCCGCCCTCGGCAGCGGCACCTCGGCCAGCGCGAGACGCAGCCGTACGACATCAATCCGCCCTTGGTTGAACCCGCCGTACAGAGCCCCGTGCCCACGGCGGTGTTCGGGCGCGAGAGCGAGATCGACCAGCCCCCGCACCGGGCCGTCCGTGCAATGTCAGAGGCACAGATCGAAGGGATGCCTGCCGCGACGCACTGCTGGAAGCGGGCCTATTCGCGCAAAGGGAGCGACTACTGATCACGGCTTCGCCAGACGTCGTGAGCACGGCAGAAGTTGCTCACCGGTCCTTGCTAACCATCCGTGACCTCATCGGATCGGGTGGAACCACCGAGGCGGAGACCTACCGAGAGGCGTATGCCCGCTACGCGTCCGCGCTATGGCAGCTGCGCCAAGCCATGCGCAAAGAAGCGATCGCGACCCCGCTGAATCTTGAAGATCCAGTGCTCATCAGGGAACAGCTTCCTCCGGCCAACAGAGACGACTGAGCCAGCAGTTAAACGACAAGCTGAGTGAGGCGGTGAGGCTGCCCAGTTTATGCGGCTCGACCGGGGGCTCACGGTGCCCCACACCCGCACTCCGTCGGACACCGCCGACCGATCGAGCAAGGAGACACGATGAAGAGCTGCGCTGGGGCACAGCGGGGTGGCAGCCTGTGCTGCTGCAGCAGACGCCGCCTCCGGTGACCAAGGCGGTGACGTTGTTGCCGAGGGTGGCGGCGTCGGCCTTGACGACGTAGATCTTCCAGGGCTCCTCCGGGACCGGGCAACAGACCTTGTCCTGGAGGGCATAGCAGTGTTGTTCTGCTCGAGGCTCGTCGGCCCAACCTCCTTGTGGCGTCCAGCGGCTGCGATGACCTCTGTGGTGCTCTCGACCTCGACGGTGGGGCGGTCGATGACCTGTTACCGGGCGAGGCGCACACGGATGCCCAGCGTCCTGTCGCCTCCCCGGCTCAGCCGACTGTTGAGGATCATGAGGCGGCCGAGGATGCCGTACTTGCGGGCGATGAGTTTGCGGTAGCGGACGCCGGTCGCCTCGTCGACGATCTCGGCAGTTGCTGGGACCTGGTCGCCCGTCGGGTTGCCGCGCAGGTCGCAGGGGCCGACGAGGATGTCGCCGCGTGCCCGGATCCGCTTGACCTTCCAGGAGCCGGCAGGGGTCCGCACGCCCAGCGTGTCGCCGTCGCGCACCACCCACACGGGGGTGGCGACCGGGGCGCCGTTCTTGCGATAGCTGGTGACCAGCACGTACTTGCCGGTGCCGAGCTGCTCCAGCAACGTGTCGTCCATGATGCGCTTGTGCTCCTTACTGTCGATTCGCCGCGCCGACCGGTGGCCCGGTGGCATCGGCACATGCGTCGGTTCCGCGTCGACGCTGCTGGGGGCCGTCTGGGGGCCGGCCCTCAGCAGCGCGAGGTCCTCCGCCCGCCGGAGCTGAGCTGACTGCGTCCATGTGCGGGGCGGCTTTCGAGCGCGGTGGTGGTGACGGTGCTCAGACCTGTTCGGTGGGGCGTACGAGCACTTCGGCGACGGCCACGTGCCGGGGGCGGGTGACGATGAAGCCGACGCTTTCGGCGACGTCCTGGCTCTGGAGCCGCTCGATGCCCCCCATGACGGCGGCGAGTTGCTGCTGTACGGCGTCCGAGTTGTGGCTGCGCAGTTCGGTGTCGACGCTGCCCGGCTCGACCACGGACACGCGGACGTGCTGGCGCGCCAGTTCCTGGCGCAGTGCTTCGCTGAAGGCGCCGACACCGAACTTGGTGGCGCAGTACGCCGCCTGCATGGCGTAGGCATTGCGCCCGGAGAGTGAGCCGACGTTGACGATGTCGGCGACCTGGCGCGGCCCGTCGGCGGCGGCCTTCACCAGGTGGGGGATGGCCGCGTGGGTGGTGTACATCAGGCCCATGAGGTTGATGTCGATCATGCGGCGCCATTCGTTCAGGTCCGCACCGGGGACGGGCCCGAGCAGCATGAGGCCGGCGTTGTTGACCACGGTGTCCAGACGGCCCAGGCCCTCGACGGTCCGTTCGACCGCTGCCGCGGCGGCCTGAGCGTCGGTGACGTCGGCGGGCACCACGAGGGCCTTGCCGCCGGCGTCGGAGATTTCCGCGGAGAGGGCCGTGAGCCTGTCCTCGCGGCGGCCGACGAGGGCCACGGAGGCACCTTCACGAGCCAGCTCCAGGGCGGTCGCATGGCCGATGCCGCTGGATGCCCCGGTGACCAGAGCGACGGTTCCTTCAAGACGGCGAGTCATGGTTTTCAGGCCTTTCGGTGGTGAGGGAGTACAGCCACGTCGTGCGGGGCGTATGGGAGAGGCGGGCCGTACGGGAGAGGGGGTACGGCCCTGTCGGTCCGGTACCGAGTCAAAGGCACAATGGGGAAGTGAGCATCAACAGGCAGCAGACCACTGACACGACGCGCCAGGGGACCCGGGCGGACAGAGGACTTTCGCCCCGCGAGCGCCTGGTAGAGGCCGCGTCGCGGCTCTTCTACTACGAGGGCGTCCGTGCGGTCGGCGTGGAGCGGCTGATCGCCGAGGCCGGGGTGACGAAGGTGACCTTCTACCGCCACTTCGCTGCCAAGGACGACCTGGTCGTGGCCTATCTGCTGACCAAGGACGCCTACTACAAAGAGGTGGCCGAACCGCTGGCCGCCGCGCACCCGCCCGCTGAAGCGATTGACCTGATCTTCGAGGCCATCGCCGAGCACGCTCGCGAGCGCGGCTTTCGCGGATCGCCGTTCCTGAACGCGGCCGCCGAGTACCCGGACGCAGACCACCCGGTTCGCATCTTGGTGACGGCGCACCGGGAATGGATCCGCAGCCTCTTCCAGGGCCTGCTCACCCGCCTGGGCCACACCGACCCGGAGTCGGCAGCCGGTGCGCTGCTGATGCTGTACGACGGAGCGATGGCGGCCGGCTACCTGGATGATTCGACGGCTGCCCACAAGACGCTGGTGGATGCTGTCCGACTGATCCGATCCGGAGGCTGACCCTGGCGCGACCGCGCGGAGCACTGGCTCCGTGCGGTGTCCCGGCCAGGTCGGGACACGGATTGGCTTCATGGAATCCTCTGATCGCTCGCCGATGTGCATCGGCAACCCGTGGCGGCTCTCCCGGGAAAGCGGCCCGATGGGGTGGTTATGCCGGCCGCCTCAGCTAGTAGGTAGACCGGTCACTCTACCTATCGACGGTAACACCCGTGGCGTCCGCGCGCCAACGGTCACCCCTTGCACGTCATCCCTCACCGACCGTCATGAGTCCTTGGCGTGCATCCCGCGGGAGAGGGCTGGTTTCTGTTTCATGGGCGCAGACGGCGCGCAGACGGCCGGACGCCTGAAACGTCCTCATGAAACAGCCGGGGCTGGTGAGCGGCGACTTCAAGCGTGTGGAATCGGACGACTGCCCGATGTCCACCTGTGCCGCCCCTGTGGGATCGCCGTGCCGTGCCGTGCCGGCAAGGGCAAAGTGCCATGCAGTGGCTCACCGCCCGCTTCCGCCCCGTGCCATCGTTGGCCAAAGCCCTGAACGTGGCTTCCTGATGGCGCAAGGGGCGGCTCGCGGGCAGCTTCAGCCTCCCGCGCTGCTGGCAGGGGGTCTGATGACGGTGACGTGCTGGTGGGCTTCGAGGGCCTCGCGCAGGGTGGCGTTGTCGATGGTGAGGCGTCGGATGTGGTCTTCGTAGAGGTGCAGGTGGCGGGTGAGGTCTACTTCCTCTCGCCGCAGGCGGGCGATGGTGGCTCGGTCGGAGGTGGTGCCACGCGCACGTGGTGGGGCTGCGGAGCCGAGAACCTGCTGTGCCTTCAGTGGGGTGATCTGTTCGGGGAAGTCGCGATAGAGGGTCTGGCGGTTGACCTGCAGGCGGCGGGCGAGGGCGGAGACGGTGGCGCGTGGTCCGTTCTCCGCTTCTGGCGGCAGGGTGTCGATCATGGCTTCGACGGCTTGGGGGGTGGGGTTGTGCCGTCTCATGTGGATGCGTCGCCGTGTTCACCTTCGGTGAAGGCGCCGTTGTTGCAGGCTGGGGGTTTGTATTCGGGCAGGGACGGGGCAGCGGTGGGGTTGGCCGGGGGCCGGCACAGGCGGCGGTTGGGGTTGGTGCTGCAGGTGACGAACGTGCCGGGGTAGATCCGGGGGGTCGTTGCGGATCATGAGTTTGCGCATCTGCGCTTGGTCGGGGCACAAGGCCCGCGCATGGGGCGGGGGCACTCACGTCAAGCGAGTGGCCCCGCCCCATAGGCCGGCCTCACGGACCGTGGAACCACATCTTCATCAGCGGAGCCGTACGCACCCGAAAGGGAACTGAGCCGTGTGGGACCGACTCCGCGCGTCGGTCGCACCCCTTCGCCTACGCCCAGTCCACTCCCAGGTCGCCACGGGCGGACGGGCGTGGTCGGGGTGCTGACATCTCCGTTGCGGCCGCGTTTGCCCATGCCCCTGGCTGGAGTTGAGGAGTGGGAGGCGGGATGGGTGGCGCGGACGCCCCGGGGATCGGGGCGCGCTCACCGGTGTTGTGCGTCGGCGGGGGCCTGCGCGCGGTGCCGCCGTCAGTGCGGCGGCGATGTCCAGCGGGGGACGTCGGCGGGGGAGGGGTCGGGGCGGGCGCGGTGCAGGTGTGCGGGGTGGCGTCACCGGCCGGAGGCGTCGGGGGCGACGTCGACGCCGACTTCCGCCACTGGCTCGGGTTTCA contains the following coding sequences:
- a CDS encoding anti-sigma factor; this encodes MECERLRELDGELALGVLPARERAEAVAHLDRCPDCREHVERLTVVGDGLLALLPGAEPPVGFESQVVRALGAAPAPKRRRHRLRLAAAAVAAALACGFGGWTIGTVVEAAPPPVEQHTDGGLREAALVSDGQEVGRIYAHAGDEGWVYMSVDLNGNGRGPVRCLLVQADGSTVPVGSFPLKDGYGNWGGPAATDPTTLTGARLMAPDGSVLATASFPTS
- a CDS encoding RNA polymerase sigma factor; this encodes MWRMGLSLGRVPDEALLTGLTTGDPELAVAFVRRFQRTVFGVALAVLRDPQLAEDVAQQTFERAWRHAQVYDPRRGSVRSWLTAIAHNLAIDALRARRASPVAPEDLDALVGIVTETPERRALADDAAERVRRAVAELPREQARALVMAGIYGMTAREVADAEDVPLGTAKTRIRTGTLKVRALLEAAEKR
- a CDS encoding cupredoxin domain-containing protein, encoding MTTAHICRRVLLGVAAGGLTALLAACGGGGNGSSSNNNSTNNSTSNSDATGTKVTAELSDFRIKLSTEKFQPGQYTFTAKNTGSHDHALEIEGPGGENRSKTLEPGQSTTLTVTLKSGSYEVYCPVDGHKDLGMKMDVTVGGTSAPSDNNTTPGNGY
- a CDS encoding DUF5302 domain-containing protein is translated as MTAEFSSPEGSEPVDAESSGVSPDADGQYDLKRKFREALARKRGMQADAADLAANTDASKVRGGHAPAVSQRSFRRKSGG
- a CDS encoding PPOX class F420-dependent oxidoreductase, yielding MDDTLLEQLGTGKYVLVTSYRKNGAPVATPVWVVRDGDTLGVRTPAGSWKVKRIRARGDILVGPCDLRGNPTGDQVPATAEIVDEATGVRYRKLIARKYGILGRLMILNSRLSRGGDRTLGIRVRLAR
- a CDS encoding SDR family NAD(P)-dependent oxidoreductase, with the translated sequence MTRRLEGTVALVTGASSGIGHATALELAREGASVALVGRREDRLTALSAEISDAGGKALVVPADVTDAQAAAAAVERTVEGLGRLDTVVNNAGLMLLGPVPGADLNEWRRMIDINLMGLMYTTHAAIPHLVKAAADGPRQVADIVNVGSLSGRNAYAMQAAYCATKFGVGAFSEALRQELARQHVRVSVVEPGSVDTELRSHNSDAVQQQLAAVMGGIERLQSQDVAESVGFIVTRPRHVAVAEVLVRPTEQV
- a CDS encoding TetR/AcrR family transcriptional regulator, giving the protein MSINRQQTTDTTRQGTRADRGLSPRERLVEAASRLFYYEGVRAVGVERLIAEAGVTKVTFYRHFAAKDDLVVAYLLTKDAYYKEVAEPLAAAHPPAEAIDLIFEAIAEHARERGFRGSPFLNAAAEYPDADHPVRILVTAHREWIRSLFQGLLTRLGHTDPESAAGALLMLYDGAMAAGYLDDSTAAHKTLVDAVRLIRSGG